One Phocoena sinus isolate mPhoSin1 chromosome 13, mPhoSin1.pri, whole genome shotgun sequence DNA segment encodes these proteins:
- the LOC116764250 gene encoding non-histone chromosomal protein HMG-14-like — MHKRKVSSAEGAAQEEPKRRSARLSAKPAPPKVETKPKKAPGKDKYSNKKVQTKGKRGAKGKQAEVANQETEEDSSAENGETKNEESPASDEAGEKEAKSE; from the coding sequence ATGCACAAGAGGAAGGTGAGCTCCGCCGAGGGGGCGGCGCAGGAGGAGCCCAAGAGGAGATCGGCGAGGTTGTCAGCTAAACCGGCTCCTCCAAAAGTGGAAACGAAGCCAAAAAAGGCGCCAGGAAAGGATAAATATTCCAACAAAAAAGtgcaaacaaaagggaaaaggggagcaaAGGGAAAACAGGCCGAAGTGGCTAACCAAGAGACTGAAGAAGACTCATCTGCAGAAAATGGCGAAACTAAAAATGAGGAGAGCCCAGCTTCTgatgaagcaggagagaaagaagccaagtcTGAGTAA